In Mongoliitalea daihaiensis, one DNA window encodes the following:
- a CDS encoding acetyl-CoA hydrolase/transferase family protein codes for MNISSISGPEAVQLIKSGNRVFLHGSAATPTHLIKCLAERASELSNVEIVSISSFGPMPLANEENRDSFFFNSLFVSQNIRHAANSLYGGYVPIFLSEIGQLFKRKILALDVAIVQVSPPDAHGYCSLGVSVDIAKAAVDSAPIVIAQINEQMPRTHGDGHIHISRFTASVYIDEPLHEVNYAEKISEEELIIGNYIAELIEDRSCLQLGIGAIPDAVLQALTNHRDLGIHTEMFSNGLIPLLESGAVTNAYKKKHKGKVLTSFAAGSKKLYNFIHDNPLFTFHEAEYVNDTAVIRKNPRMISINSCIEIDLTGQVCADSIGTFQFSGVGGQMDFIRGASLSDGGKPIMALSACTKKGLSKIVPTLQEGAGVVTTRAHMHYVVTEFGVAYLYGKNLKQRAKALQQIAHPDHRETLDIAIFERFGKTYY; via the coding sequence ATGAATATATCATCTATCAGCGGTCCTGAGGCTGTTCAATTAATCAAATCAGGAAATCGGGTGTTTTTACATGGAAGTGCTGCCACTCCCACGCATCTGATCAAATGCCTTGCCGAACGAGCGAGCGAGCTTAGCAATGTGGAGATAGTTTCTATCTCTAGTTTTGGTCCCATGCCTTTGGCAAATGAAGAAAACCGTGATAGCTTCTTTTTCAATTCGCTTTTTGTATCTCAGAATATACGCCATGCCGCCAATTCTCTTTACGGAGGCTACGTTCCGATTTTTCTAAGTGAAATAGGACAGCTATTCAAACGCAAGATTTTAGCATTGGATGTCGCTATTGTTCAGGTATCTCCTCCAGACGCCCATGGATATTGCTCTCTAGGTGTATCGGTAGATATCGCCAAAGCCGCTGTTGATTCTGCTCCAATTGTAATCGCTCAAATCAATGAGCAAATGCCTCGTACCCATGGAGATGGGCACATCCATATCAGCCGTTTTACTGCATCGGTATACATAGATGAGCCCTTGCATGAAGTGAATTATGCTGAAAAAATCTCAGAAGAGGAATTAATCATCGGAAACTACATTGCGGAATTGATAGAAGATCGTTCCTGTTTACAATTGGGAATCGGTGCCATTCCAGACGCAGTTTTACAAGCTTTGACCAATCACCGGGACCTAGGAATTCATACCGAAATGTTTTCCAATGGCCTCATCCCCCTTTTAGAGTCTGGGGCTGTGACCAACGCTTATAAAAAGAAACACAAAGGCAAAGTTTTGACATCATTCGCAGCTGGTTCCAAAAAACTATATAATTTTATACATGACAATCCATTGTTTACATTTCATGAAGCTGAATATGTGAACGATACTGCCGTAATCCGAAAAAATCCTCGAATGATTTCCATCAATTCATGCATTGAAATCGACCTTACAGGTCAAGTCTGTGCGGATTCCATTGGAACTTTTCAGTTTTCAGGAGTGGGAGGACAAATGGACTTCATCCGAGGTGCCTCCCTATCTGATGGAGGAAAGCCTATCATGGCACTTAGCGCCTGCACCAAAAAAGGACTGAGTAAAATTGTACCTACGCTTCAAGAAGGTGCAGGCGTAGTGACTACCCGTGCCCATATGCATTATGTAGTAACTGAGTTCGGAGTTGCCTATCTTTATGGTAAAAATTTGAAGCAACGAGCTAAAGCCTTGCAACAAATTGCACATCCTGATCACCGGGAAACCCTTGACATCGCGATATTTGAACGATTTGGAAAAACCTATTACTAA
- a CDS encoding cation-translocating P-type ATPase produces the protein MSIQDPKAWHALPTEQSLQELQTSTEGLAGEEIKERQKVFGFNKLPDKSQISIIKMIISQLINPLIFILIAAAIASVLIGEGKDAIFIFLVILINTVIGVYQEYNAEKSASNLTKLLRIKAKVKRSSEIQEIDSEDLVPGDVVILESGNKVPADLRLIQTAGLEIDESFLTGESQAIKKNTETLPEKTPIADRKNIAHAGATVMSGRAQGLVITIGLSTEVGKIAKNVQEGESAKPPLIQRMESFTKKIANIIIILSVVLALLLRFQGMEISAIFFFVVALAVSAIPEGLPVSLTVALAVATRRMAKRNVIVRKLTSVESLGSCTVIASDKTGTLTVNQQTVKKIYLADGTHYDVSGEGYNGIGEVSTDGNKVAIQDNPSLLGICKTACLANESKLEKKDGDWEHYGDAMDVALLGMAFKADMDPETVQDDFPIQSLIPYESERKFSGAFYKEENHIHLAVKGAIETILGFCKTDEQETEEITELATQFASEGYRVLAFASGVVDDFKAKDFYHLSDIPPLTFQGLVCFIDPLRSEAIEAVGKCRHAGIQVMMITGDHPATASTIAKELGLKEKARTVVTGAELEKAGGPADAAFQDLVASTNVFARVSPTQKLEIVDVLIQKGEFVAVTGDGVNDAPALKRANIGVAMGSGTDVAKDVGAMIVVDDNFSSIVAGVEEGRFAYDNVRKVIYLLVSTGAAEVIMFILSIFAGLPLPLLAVQLLWLNLVTNGIQDKALAFEAGEAETMSRKPRDPKEGIFNKIMSKQILISGLIMGLIAFGLWFYLNKFTTMSELHARNMVLLLMVLMQNLHIFNCRSERKSTFTIPISRNYLLILFVLLTQGLHIASMHIPFMQSMLRVEPITLKEWGYVLLLAIPLLVFMELFKFWERRRERI, from the coding sequence ATGAGTATCCAAGATCCAAAAGCATGGCATGCATTACCTACCGAACAAAGCCTACAAGAGCTTCAAACGAGTACTGAGGGTCTTGCAGGGGAGGAAATTAAGGAAAGGCAAAAGGTTTTTGGGTTTAATAAACTGCCTGATAAATCCCAAATAAGTATTATTAAAATGATTATCAGTCAATTAATCAATCCACTGATTTTCATTTTGATCGCAGCGGCTATTGCTTCTGTGCTGATAGGAGAAGGCAAAGATGCCATATTTATCTTCCTAGTGATTCTAATCAATACCGTCATAGGTGTATATCAAGAATATAATGCCGAAAAGAGTGCCTCTAATCTTACTAAGCTGCTGCGAATCAAGGCAAAAGTAAAGCGATCTAGTGAAATCCAAGAAATTGACTCAGAAGACTTGGTTCCGGGAGATGTAGTAATCTTGGAATCAGGTAATAAGGTTCCGGCAGACCTGAGGCTTATCCAAACAGCTGGATTGGAGATAGATGAAAGCTTTTTGACAGGAGAATCCCAGGCGATTAAAAAAAATACAGAAACTCTTCCTGAAAAAACCCCTATCGCTGATCGCAAAAATATCGCCCATGCTGGCGCAACAGTGATGTCAGGTAGGGCACAAGGCTTGGTCATTACCATTGGCCTATCTACAGAAGTTGGTAAAATTGCCAAAAATGTACAGGAAGGTGAATCGGCCAAACCTCCGCTCATTCAGCGAATGGAGTCTTTTACGAAAAAAATAGCCAATATCATCATCATATTATCGGTAGTTTTAGCCCTCCTACTTCGATTTCAAGGGATGGAGATATCCGCTATCTTCTTTTTTGTAGTTGCTTTGGCAGTTTCTGCTATTCCAGAAGGATTACCTGTTTCGTTGACAGTAGCCTTGGCAGTTGCCACCCGAAGAATGGCTAAAAGAAATGTGATTGTTAGGAAACTAACCTCTGTAGAAAGTTTGGGTAGTTGTACAGTAATCGCTTCAGATAAAACAGGAACGCTCACGGTCAATCAACAAACTGTCAAAAAAATCTATTTAGCCGATGGTACGCATTATGATGTCAGTGGTGAAGGGTACAATGGCATTGGTGAAGTCTCTACAGATGGGAATAAGGTAGCTATCCAAGACAATCCGTCACTTTTAGGAATTTGCAAAACAGCATGCTTAGCCAATGAATCTAAGTTGGAAAAAAAAGACGGAGATTGGGAGCACTATGGCGATGCCATGGATGTAGCGTTATTGGGAATGGCTTTCAAAGCTGACATGGATCCAGAAACAGTTCAGGATGATTTCCCTATTCAGTCTTTGATCCCTTACGAATCTGAGCGGAAATTTTCTGGAGCGTTTTATAAAGAAGAGAATCATATACACCTTGCCGTCAAAGGTGCAATAGAAACCATCTTGGGCTTTTGTAAAACAGATGAGCAAGAAACAGAAGAAATAACCGAATTGGCAACCCAATTTGCCTCGGAGGGGTATCGCGTGTTGGCTTTCGCTTCGGGAGTGGTAGATGACTTTAAAGCCAAAGATTTTTACCATCTTTCTGACATCCCTCCCTTGACCTTTCAAGGATTGGTTTGCTTTATTGATCCCCTTCGTTCGGAAGCAATAGAAGCAGTTGGGAAATGCAGACATGCGGGGATCCAAGTAATGATGATTACAGGCGACCATCCTGCCACAGCTTCAACCATTGCAAAAGAATTAGGACTCAAAGAAAAAGCACGAACAGTCGTGACGGGAGCGGAATTGGAAAAAGCTGGTGGTCCTGCTGATGCAGCATTTCAAGACTTAGTCGCATCTACCAATGTATTTGCACGCGTCTCCCCTACCCAAAAACTCGAAATAGTAGATGTTTTAATCCAAAAGGGAGAATTTGTCGCAGTCACTGGTGATGGAGTAAATGATGCACCCGCACTTAAAAGAGCAAATATTGGGGTAGCCATGGGTTCGGGTACGGATGTGGCCAAAGATGTGGGTGCTATGATTGTGGTGGATGATAACTTTTCATCCATTGTCGCAGGTGTTGAAGAAGGAAGGTTCGCCTACGACAATGTCCGCAAAGTTATCTACTTGCTGGTTTCCACAGGAGCCGCAGAAGTCATCATGTTTATTCTCTCGATTTTTGCAGGCCTACCACTTCCCTTACTTGCAGTTCAGCTCCTTTGGCTCAACTTGGTAACCAATGGAATTCAAGACAAAGCATTGGCCTTTGAAGCGGGTGAGGCGGAGACAATGAGTAGAAAACCAAGAGATCCCAAAGAAGGAATCTTTAATAAAATCATGAGTAAACAAATTCTGATCTCAGGTTTGATCATGGGTTTAATTGCATTTGGTTTGTGGTTTTATCTCAATAAGTTTACTACTATGAGTGAATTGCATGCCAGAAATATGGTCCTCTTATTGATGGTTTTAATGCAAAACCTACATATTTTCAATTGTAGGTCCGAAAGAAAATCCACCTTCACCATTCCTATTTCTCGCAACTACCTACTCATTTTATTTGTACTCCTCACACAAGGTTTACACATTGCAAGCATGCATATTCCATTTATGCAATCCATGCTCCGGGTAGAGCCCATTACTTTAAAAGAATGGGGCTACGTGTTGCTATTAGCCATTCCTTTACTGGTGTTTATGGAGCTATTCAAATTCTGGGAAAGAAGGAGGGAGAGGATTTAG